Proteins found in one Vagococcus carniphilus genomic segment:
- the udk gene encoding uridine kinase yields the protein MQTKNERPVVIGVTGGSGSGKTSVSRAILNALPNHSILLFEQDSYYKDQSHLSFEERLNTNYDHPLAFDTDLLIEHLKQLMSYQSIDKPVYDYEAHTRSAEVVHQDPKEVIILEGILILEDERLRDLMDIKVYVDTEDDIRIIRRIKRDMEDRGRSLDSVIEQYLNVVKPMHHQFIEPTKKYADIIVPEGGENQVAIDLLTTKVRSILEN from the coding sequence ATGCAAACAAAAAATGAGCGCCCCGTTGTAATAGGAGTCACAGGTGGTTCAGGAAGTGGTAAAACAAGTGTTAGTCGTGCAATTTTAAATGCTCTACCAAACCATTCAATCTTACTTTTTGAGCAAGACTCTTATTATAAAGATCAAAGTCACTTGTCATTTGAAGAAAGATTAAATACAAATTATGATCATCCCTTGGCGTTTGATACAGATTTGTTGATAGAACATTTAAAACAATTGATGTCTTATCAATCGATTGACAAACCAGTTTATGATTATGAGGCTCACACAAGAAGTGCAGAAGTTGTACATCAAGACCCTAAAGAAGTCATTATTTTAGAAGGTATCTTAATTTTAGAAGATGAGAGATTAAGAGATTTAATGGATATCAAAGTATACGTTGATACTGAAGATGATATTAGAATTATTCGTCGAATTAAACGTGATATGGAAGACAGAGGTCGTTCATTGGATTCTGTCATAGAGCAGTATCTAAATGTTGTGAAACCGATGCATCATCAATTTATAGAACCAACCAAAAAATACGCTGATATAATTGTGCCAGAAGGTGGCGAAAATCAAGTAGCCATTGATTTATTAACAACAAAAGTAAGAAGTATTTTAGAAAATTAA
- a CDS encoding Sapep family Mn(2+)-dependent dipeptidase translates to MDISLFKEKLAEIETDFYKGLKRIMKINSVKSTPEKNAPFGLGPKLVLDEAILLSKELGFKTKIINNAVGYAQLGDDDNNYIGIVGHLDVVAEGDGWDYPPFDLTLDNGIFYGRGVLDNKGPIIANLYALYVLKEINYPITKTVRIIFGTDEESGSADIPLYLEKENPPLYGYTPDCKYPAVYGERGMIRLEIETPITDNSLDTLTYFKGNFDRSAIPDRLEVTINQKKYLIEGKRAPSNAPDLGENVITLFANKMVSTNLVSGDFNSFLIWLNNSLHNQHDGSGLKINYHDQESGDLSLTPFELTFEENKIKLGLSIRYPVTMKKEDLLSKLQKSLPKSSTLHVKRELPATFFDKNHPMIKSMTQVYEELTGLDGTPVTTTGATYARTMPNIVAFGPSFPGQKGIAHNKNEYMTQKDLLKNLEIYTYLLAELIK, encoded by the coding sequence ATGGATATTTCATTATTTAAAGAGAAACTAGCTGAAATTGAAACGGATTTTTACAAAGGTTTAAAACGTATCATGAAAATTAATAGCGTAAAATCTACTCCAGAAAAAAATGCTCCTTTTGGTTTAGGTCCAAAACTTGTCTTGGATGAAGCTATTCTTCTTTCAAAAGAACTTGGATTTAAAACAAAAATAATTAACAATGCAGTTGGTTACGCTCAGCTTGGTGATGACGATAACAATTACATTGGCATAGTCGGACATTTAGATGTTGTTGCTGAAGGAGATGGTTGGGATTATCCACCGTTTGATTTAACACTAGACAACGGCATTTTTTATGGTCGAGGTGTTTTAGATAATAAAGGACCTATCATTGCTAACCTATATGCATTATATGTTTTAAAAGAAATAAACTATCCTATAACAAAAACCGTTCGAATTATTTTTGGAACTGACGAAGAAAGTGGTTCAGCTGATATTCCTCTTTATTTAGAAAAGGAAAATCCTCCATTATATGGTTATACACCTGATTGTAAGTATCCTGCAGTGTACGGGGAACGGGGGATGATTCGTTTAGAAATCGAAACACCTATTACTGATAATTCTCTAGACACACTTACCTATTTTAAAGGGAATTTTGATAGAAGTGCTATTCCTGATAGATTAGAAGTAACTATAAATCAAAAAAAATATTTAATTGAAGGAAAACGTGCACCTAGTAATGCTCCTGATTTAGGAGAAAATGTGATTACTCTTTTTGCTAATAAAATGGTGAGTACAAATCTCGTTTCAGGCGACTTCAATTCTTTTTTAATTTGGCTAAATAATAGTTTACATAATCAACATGACGGTTCTGGTTTAAAGATAAATTATCACGATCAAGAATCAGGTGATTTGTCACTCACCCCCTTTGAATTAACATTTGAAGAAAATAAAATTAAGCTTGGTCTATCTATTAGATACCCAGTTACCATGAAAAAAGAGGATTTATTAAGTAAGTTACAAAAATCTTTACCCAAATCCTCTACTCTTCATGTCAAAAGGGAACTTCCAGCAACTTTTTTTGATAAAAATCACCCAATGATTAAATCAATGACACAGGTTTACGAAGAATTAACTGGTTTAGATGGTACCCCTGTCACAACAACTGGAGCAACATACGCTCGCACTATGCCTAATATTGTTGCTTTTGGACCTTCTTTTCCTGGTCAAAAAGGAATTGCTCATAACAAAAATGAGTACATGACTCAAAAAGATTTACTTAAAAATTTAGAAATATATACCTATCTTTTAGCAGAACTAATTAAATAA
- a CDS encoding ABC transporter ATP-binding protein translates to MTNTIIKTDQLSYSANDKNILKNISFQVKEGDLITISGPSGSGKSTLLKLIANMIRPTSGDIYFNDKKIDLYLSTDYRKEVSYFFQNPVLFGETVRDNLTFPYEIRNLSFDETKAISLLESVKLTSDYLNKSIDSLSGGEKQRIAFVRNLLFQPKVLLLDEVTSALDHENRQIIYNIIHSLNQNKQITILWVTHNEEEFLSSNQQLIIDNGTIKEDINE, encoded by the coding sequence ATGACAAATACTATTATAAAAACAGATCAATTAAGCTATAGCGCTAACGATAAAAATATATTAAAAAATATTTCATTTCAAGTTAAAGAAGGAGACTTAATAACTATCAGCGGACCATCAGGTAGTGGCAAAAGTACTCTTTTAAAATTAATTGCCAATATGATTAGACCAACAAGTGGCGATATTTACTTTAATGACAAAAAAATAGATCTATATCTCTCCACAGATTACCGAAAAGAAGTTTCCTATTTTTTCCAGAATCCAGTTTTATTTGGTGAAACTGTCCGCGATAATCTAACTTTTCCATATGAAATAAGAAATCTTTCATTTGATGAAACAAAAGCAATCTCCTTACTCGAATCAGTCAAATTAACATCTGATTATCTTAATAAATCAATCGATTCTTTATCAGGTGGAGAAAAACAACGGATAGCTTTTGTTAGAAATCTACTATTTCAACCTAAAGTTCTTTTATTAGATGAAGTTACTAGTGCTCTTGATCATGAAAACAGACAAATTATTTATAATATTATCCACAGCTTAAATCAAAATAAGCAGATAACTATTCTTTGGGTCACCCATAATGAGGAAGAGTTTCTTTCATCCAATCAACAATTAATTATTGATAATGGAACGATAAAGGAGGATATTAATGAATAA
- a CDS encoding recombinase family protein → MKKIGYVYASSEESYVKEQIEGLKAFEIETVSIEKEDMSGVAQNDAVLKEVVESLDSGDELVVYELRCLGKSIIQLAEFLSDLKERNIQLIVVKKGAAYSDIKDAPYVEMILKIAEMEKMIIRERTTKGLQEARRKGRVGGRPKISEETIEQIRYLYNNNRYTLRQIAEECNISLGTAYKYVQER, encoded by the coding sequence ATGAAGAAAATAGGGTATGTGTACGCGTCTAGTGAGGAAAGTTATGTAAAAGAGCAGATTGAAGGGTTAAAAGCATTTGAAATTGAAACTGTTTCAATAGAAAAAGAAGATATGTCAGGTGTCGCTCAAAATGATGCTGTTTTAAAAGAAGTGGTAGAGAGTCTAGATTCTGGGGATGAATTAGTTGTCTATGAACTACGTTGTTTAGGGAAGTCTATTATTCAGCTAGCTGAATTTTTAAGCGATTTAAAAGAAAGAAACATTCAATTAATTGTAGTAAAAAAAGGTGCTGCATATAGTGATATTAAAGATGCTCCTTATGTTGAGATGATTTTGAAAATTGCTGAAATGGAAAAAATGATTATTCGTGAAAGAACAACAAAAGGATTGCAAGAAGCTCGCCGTAAAGGTCGTGTTGGTGGAAGACCAAAAATTTCGGAAGAAACAATCGAGCAAATTAGATATTTGTATAATAATAATCGATATACACTACGCCAAATTGCTGAAGAATGTAACATTTCATTAGGAACTGCGTATAAATACGTTCAAGAAAGATAA
- a CDS encoding peptidylprolyl isomerase produces the protein MSQFPQLNLEENKVTAVIKTNRGDIKVALFPEQAPKTVKNFIELSKKGYYDGVIFHRIIPDFMIQGGDPTGTGMGGESIYGAKFEDEFSKDLFNLRGALSMANAGPNTNGSQFFIVQNQNVPANMLGQLEGAGFPEEVIEAYKNGGTPWLDFRHTVFGHVIEGMDVVDEMSSVQRDPQDRPLYDITIDGVEINE, from the coding sequence ATGAGTCAATTTCCACAATTAAATTTAGAAGAAAATAAGGTGACAGCTGTCATTAAAACAAACAGAGGGGATATCAAAGTAGCTTTATTCCCAGAGCAAGCACCTAAAACTGTAAAGAACTTTATTGAGTTAAGTAAAAAAGGTTACTATGATGGAGTTATCTTCCATAGAATTATTCCTGATTTTATGATCCAAGGTGGCGATCCAACTGGAACAGGTATGGGTGGAGAAAGTATTTACGGAGCAAAATTTGAAGATGAGTTTTCTAAAGATTTATTTAATTTAAGAGGAGCTCTATCAATGGCTAACGCTGGTCCTAATACTAATGGTAGTCAATTCTTCATCGTTCAAAATCAAAATGTACCAGCTAACATGTTAGGTCAACTTGAAGGAGCAGGTTTCCCTGAAGAAGTGATTGAAGCTTATAAGAATGGTGGAACACCATGGCTAGATTTCAGACATACTGTTTTTGGTCATGTAATTGAAGGAATGGATGTTGTTGACGAAATGTCATCTGTCCAAAGAGATCCACAAGATCGACCTTTATATGATATTACAATTGATGGTGTTGAAATAAATGAATAA
- a CDS encoding N(4)-(beta-N-acetylglucosaminyl)-L-asparaginase — protein MTFGTIATWRMAHDSVVEATKLLESGTNASDALEVAIKQVEDYPFYKSVGYGGLPNAKGILEMDAAFMNGDTFQIGAVAGIVDIKNPISVAKKLSEEKFNSFLVGEGATQYAKDEGFEVKEMLTERAKKIWEKRIEDMKSKQLNPYDGHDTVGVVTLDQMGSMSVGTSSSGLFMKKTGRVGDSPLSGSGFYVDSTIGGAAATGLGEDLMKGILSYEIVRKMSEGLSPQEACDQTVYPFHDLLTKRYGKAGAFSLIAMNKKGEWGVATNVEFTFSVANDTTKPTIFMANRGENQTTSITPITKEWLDAYEKRIKAPIE, from the coding sequence ATGACTTTTGGTACTATCGCAACTTGGAGAATGGCTCATGACAGTGTTGTTGAAGCAACTAAGCTTTTAGAATCTGGAACAAACGCCTCTGATGCACTTGAAGTTGCTATTAAACAGGTAGAAGATTATCCTTTTTATAAATCAGTAGGATACGGTGGGCTTCCTAATGCAAAAGGTATTCTAGAAATGGATGCCGCTTTTATGAATGGAGATACCTTCCAAATTGGTGCTGTAGCAGGTATTGTGGATATAAAAAACCCTATATCAGTTGCTAAAAAACTCAGTGAGGAAAAATTTAACAGCTTTTTAGTTGGTGAAGGAGCAACTCAATACGCAAAAGATGAAGGTTTTGAAGTAAAAGAGATGCTGACAGAACGAGCCAAAAAAATATGGGAAAAACGGATAGAAGATATGAAAAGTAAACAGTTAAATCCGTATGACGGCCATGATACTGTTGGAGTTGTAACTCTGGATCAAATGGGATCTATGTCAGTTGGAACTTCCAGCTCAGGACTCTTCATGAAAAAAACTGGACGAGTTGGTGACTCACCTTTATCCGGTTCAGGATTTTATGTGGATAGTACAATTGGTGGCGCTGCTGCAACAGGACTAGGAGAAGATTTGATGAAAGGAATCCTTTCCTACGAAATTGTTCGAAAAATGTCAGAAGGTCTTTCTCCACAAGAGGCGTGTGATCAAACCGTTTATCCATTCCATGACCTACTAACCAAACGCTACGGTAAAGCAGGTGCTTTTTCTTTAATTGCCATGAATAAAAAAGGAGAATGGGGTGTCGCAACCAATGTTGAATTTACTTTTTCAGTTGCAAACGACACCACAAAACCAACCATTTTCATGGCAAATAGAGGAGAAAATCAAACAACTAGTATCACCCCTATCACAAAAGAATGGTTAGATGCTTATGAAAAAAGAATCAAAGCTCCCATAGAATAG
- a CDS encoding ABC transporter permease — protein sequence MNNLDISNTSLFFASSLVLIALIIDYKEKLGLGKDIFIAAIRAVIQLFIIGYVLSAIFKLDNVITTTVMVLFIIFNAAYNAGKRANHLKNSFQISLIAIGVGTFVSLTVLYLSGTLKWTPSQIVPITGMIASNAMTAIGVGYRTMQSKFTDQKQQVQEKLALGATKKQATLPIIRESIKTAMSPSIDSTKTVGLVSLPGMMSGLMFAGIDPTTAIRYQIVVMFMLISTTGFATMIATYLSYGKYFNDFDQLN from the coding sequence ATGAATAATTTAGATATTTCAAATACCTCTCTATTTTTTGCTAGTTCACTTGTTTTAATCGCCCTTATTATTGATTACAAAGAGAAGCTCGGATTAGGTAAAGACATTTTTATTGCAGCAATTCGAGCTGTCATACAATTATTTATTATCGGCTATGTTCTAAGTGCCATTTTCAAATTGGATAATGTTATTACAACTACTGTCATGGTTCTTTTTATTATTTTTAACGCAGCTTATAATGCAGGAAAAAGAGCAAATCATTTAAAAAACAGTTTTCAAATTTCACTTATTGCTATTGGTGTTGGAACATTTGTCTCACTTACCGTTCTCTATTTATCTGGCACTCTAAAATGGACACCTTCTCAAATTGTTCCAATCACCGGTATGATTGCTAGTAATGCAATGACTGCTATTGGTGTTGGATATAGAACCATGCAATCAAAATTTACAGATCAAAAACAACAAGTTCAAGAAAAATTGGCATTAGGTGCAACTAAAAAACAAGCAACGCTTCCAATTATTAGAGAAAGTATTAAAACCGCTATGTCACCAAGTATTGATAGCACCAAAACAGTTGGTCTAGTTAGCCTTCCTGGTATGATGAGTGGATTGATGTTTGCTGGTATTGATCCAACAACGGCTATTCGTTATCAAATAGTAGTTATGTTTATGCTCATCTCAACAACTGGTTTTGCTACGATGATTGCTACTTACTTAAGTTATGGAAAATATTTCAATGATTTTGATCAACTAAACTAA
- a CDS encoding GNAT family N-acetyltransferase, giving the protein MIYDQATTVDIPQIKALYQELTQRIHELEPDFFKDAQQRNSFFEEMILSKNSDILIVKDGANLVGLAIIQLQETPDYPIFEKHTFCYCLDLVVTKDYRAQGIASKLLSQIEEWAYQKKAEYIELSVLNKNKNAFNLYQSTGFLEKMTTLYKKVDKK; this is encoded by the coding sequence ATGATTTATGATCAAGCAACAACAGTAGATATTCCTCAAATAAAAGCTTTATATCAAGAGTTGACGCAAAGAATTCATGAATTAGAACCTGATTTTTTTAAAGATGCTCAGCAAAGAAACTCTTTCTTTGAAGAGATGATCCTTTCCAAAAATTCAGATATACTAATAGTAAAAGATGGTGCCAATCTTGTAGGGTTAGCGATTATTCAATTACAAGAGACACCTGATTATCCCATTTTTGAAAAACACACATTTTGTTATTGTTTAGATCTTGTTGTCACAAAAGATTATCGAGCTCAAGGAATTGCTAGTAAACTATTATCACAAATTGAAGAGTGGGCTTATCAAAAAAAGGCAGAATATATTGAGTTAAGTGTTTTGAATAAAAATAAAAATGCTTTTAATTTATATCAATCAACTGGTTTTTTAGAAAAAATGACAACACTTTATAAAAAAGTAGATAAAAAATAA
- a CDS encoding CvfD/Ygs/GSP13 family RNA-binding post-transcriptional regulator — translation MEYKIGMIISGKITGIQPYGAFVSLDGNHQGLIHVSEVKHGFIKNISEELEIGQEVTVKVIDIDEYTKKISLSLRVLQETPPAVYRKKKYFTNKNKKIGFASIEERLDKWTQDALKETLENN, via the coding sequence ATGGAATATAAAATTGGCATGATTATTTCTGGGAAAATAACAGGTATCCAACCTTATGGAGCATTTGTCTCTTTAGACGGAAATCATCAGGGGCTAATTCATGTCTCTGAAGTTAAGCATGGATTCATAAAAAATATTTCTGAAGAACTAGAAATAGGTCAAGAAGTTACTGTAAAAGTAATTGATATAGATGAGTACACTAAAAAAATTAGTCTATCATTAAGAGTGTTACAAGAAACACCACCTGCTGTGTATAGAAAGAAAAAATATTTTACTAATAAAAATAAAAAAATAGGATTTGCTAGTATTGAAGAGCGTTTAGATAAGTGGACGCAAGATGCTCTAAAAGAAACCTTGGAAAATAACTGA